The following are from one region of the Hymenobacter sp. YIM 151858-1 genome:
- a CDS encoding Dps family protein, with amino-acid sequence MATKTSAKAAAAPAAKTPASANGRVGGKSAPKLSSKATANNGDIDAPITLAKNGTDMVQPVLNQQENSPRVLQRFGTVAQRLPIGLDDATRLESVTMLNQLLADTITLRDLYKKHHWQVVGPTFYQLHLLYDKHYEEQSTLVDTIAERIQILGGISLAMAPDIAEATSIPRPPRDREEAPVQVSRLLEAHEIILRACHEFAERSADSGDDGTNDLVVSQVIRTNEMQVWFLSEHLVDTPLARS; translated from the coding sequence ATGGCTACCAAAACATCCGCCAAAGCCGCGGCCGCTCCGGCCGCCAAAACGCCGGCTTCGGCCAACGGCCGCGTCGGCGGCAAATCGGCCCCGAAACTCTCGAGCAAAGCAACCGCCAACAACGGCGACATTGATGCGCCCATCACATTGGCCAAAAACGGCACCGATATGGTGCAGCCGGTCCTGAATCAGCAGGAAAACTCGCCCCGCGTGCTCCAGCGCTTCGGCACCGTGGCGCAGCGCCTGCCCATCGGCCTCGACGATGCCACCCGGCTGGAGAGCGTAACCATGCTGAACCAGCTGCTGGCCGATACCATCACGCTGCGCGACCTGTACAAAAAGCACCACTGGCAGGTGGTGGGCCCTACTTTTTACCAGCTGCACCTGCTCTACGACAAGCATTACGAGGAGCAGAGCACCCTGGTGGATACCATTGCCGAGCGCATCCAGATTTTGGGCGGCATTTCGCTGGCTATGGCCCCCGACATTGCCGAAGCCACCAGCATTCCGCGCCCCCCGCGTGACCGGGAGGAGGCCCCCGTGCAGGTTTCGCGCCTGCTCGAAGCGCACGAAATCATCCTGCGCGCCTGCCACGAGTTTGCCGAACGCTCGGCTGACTCGGGCGACGACGGCACCAACGACCTGGTGGTAAGCCAGGTTATCCGCACCAACGAAATGCAGGTGTGGTTCCTGTCGGAGCACCTGGTTGATACGCCGCTGGCCCGCTCCTAA
- a CDS encoding low affinity iron permease family protein — protein sequence MTTKEALQEIGSQNQGSIFQRIAHTITAWSGSSSAFLLALGVVLGWALTGPMFQYSETWQLVINTGTTIVTFLMVFLIQRAQNKDSLVLHLKLNELIAATKGASNRLINAQDFTEEEIDTLHRFYCLLAEKARKDNDLGRTHTVEEAEENHAEKMVKHRSR from the coding sequence ATGACTACCAAAGAAGCGCTGCAGGAAATAGGCAGCCAAAACCAAGGCTCCATCTTCCAGCGCATTGCGCACACCATCACGGCATGGTCGGGCTCATCGTCGGCCTTTCTGCTAGCGTTGGGCGTTGTGCTGGGTTGGGCGCTAACCGGGCCCATGTTTCAATATTCCGAAACCTGGCAGCTCGTCATCAACACCGGCACCACCATTGTCACCTTCCTGATGGTATTTCTGATTCAGCGGGCGCAAAACAAAGACTCGTTGGTGCTGCACCTTAAGCTGAACGAGCTGATTGCCGCCACCAAAGGCGCCAGCAACCGCCTCATCAACGCGCAGGATTTCACCGAGGAAGAAATAGACACGCTGCACCGGTTTTACTGCCTGCTGGCCGAGAAAGCCAGGAAGGACAACGACCTAGGGCGCACCCACACCGTGGAAGAAGCCGAGGAAAACCACGCCGAGAAAATGGTGAAGCACCGCTCCCGGTAA
- a CDS encoding NFACT RNA binding domain-containing protein: MHNNYFFLRLLAPALAQHLGGYRVAACFSQEKDELVIGLANGTAEFWLKAHLAGTQPLLSLPESFHRARQNSVDLLPDMLGREVTEVDTVPNDRVLRFAFADGAVLLLKLFGPRPNAVFCPAPGAPAQLFQQRVVEDAELLHQPAKPTPTEAEVSAHPDPARLFPTLGEVPRLWLRSQGYDSAPQPGRVALVHEVRRRLSTPEAFFIIQLEGRTRLSLLPVGTVEQTLAPEPVAALRAFVPLLLGRGAYEAELRQLRQLLEKRADEATTSASMARRRLHALAHEASYRQTADLIMANLHQIPAGAAQVEVVDFYQNDQLRTIKLKPTETPQRTAQNLYRKAKNQQIETQQLQERVEKRETEALWCLERLEELPTLLDLRTLRQWRKQHALDAATQTKAANELPFKVFEDGGFTILVGRNAQNNDLLTQRYAHKDDLWLHAKDVSGSHVVIKQRPGQTVPEPVLERVAQLAAWYSRRKNDSLCPVTVTPKKFVRKPKGAEAGKVIVEREKVVLVVPANPYERNA, from the coding sequence ATGCACAACAACTATTTCTTTCTGCGCCTGCTGGCCCCTGCCCTTGCTCAGCACCTAGGCGGCTACCGCGTGGCAGCGTGCTTCTCGCAGGAGAAGGATGAGCTGGTTATCGGCCTGGCAAACGGCACCGCGGAATTTTGGCTGAAGGCGCATTTGGCCGGCACGCAGCCGCTGTTGTCGTTGCCCGAGAGCTTTCATCGCGCCCGCCAGAACTCCGTGGATTTGCTGCCCGATATGCTGGGCCGCGAGGTAACCGAGGTGGATACTGTGCCCAACGACCGGGTGCTGCGGTTCGCGTTTGCCGATGGGGCCGTGCTGCTGCTGAAGCTGTTCGGACCTAGGCCCAATGCCGTGTTCTGCCCCGCGCCCGGCGCACCGGCGCAGTTGTTTCAGCAGCGTGTGGTGGAGGATGCCGAATTGCTGCACCAGCCTGCCAAGCCCACCCCCACCGAGGCGGAAGTAAGCGCCCACCCCGACCCGGCCCGCCTGTTTCCGACCCTAGGCGAAGTACCTCGCTTGTGGCTCCGTTCCCAAGGCTACGACTCGGCTCCGCAACCTGGGCGGGTGGCGTTGGTGCACGAGGTGCGGCGGCGTCTCAGTACCCCCGAGGCATTCTTCATCATTCAGTTGGAAGGCCGTACGCGACTTAGCCTGCTGCCCGTGGGCACCGTGGAGCAAACCCTGGCGCCCGAGCCCGTGGCGGCCCTGCGGGCCTTTGTGCCGCTGCTGCTGGGCCGCGGGGCCTACGAGGCGGAACTGCGCCAGCTCCGCCAGCTGCTCGAAAAACGCGCCGACGAAGCCACCACCAGCGCCAGCATGGCCCGCCGGCGCCTGCACGCGCTTGCACACGAGGCCAGCTACCGCCAAACCGCCGACCTGATCATGGCCAACCTGCACCAGATTCCGGCCGGAGCCGCGCAGGTGGAAGTCGTCGATTTTTACCAAAACGACCAGCTGCGCACCATCAAGCTGAAGCCTACCGAAACCCCGCAGCGCACCGCCCAAAACCTCTACCGTAAGGCCAAAAACCAGCAGATTGAAACCCAGCAGCTGCAGGAGCGCGTGGAGAAGCGCGAAACCGAAGCCCTGTGGTGCCTGGAGCGGCTGGAGGAGCTGCCCACCCTCCTCGACCTGCGCACCCTGCGCCAATGGCGCAAGCAGCACGCCCTCGATGCGGCCACGCAAACCAAAGCAGCCAACGAACTGCCGTTTAAAGTGTTCGAAGATGGCGGCTTTACCATTCTGGTGGGCCGCAATGCCCAGAACAACGACCTGCTGACGCAGCGCTACGCCCACAAAGACGACCTGTGGCTGCACGCCAAGGACGTAAGCGGCTCGCACGTGGTGATTAAGCAGCGCCCCGGCCAAACCGTGCCCGAGCCCGTGCTGGAGCGCGTGGCCCAACTGGCCGCGTGGTACTCGCGCCGCAAAAACGACTCGCTGTGCCCCGTAACGGTTACGCCCAAAAAGTTTGTGCGCAAGCCCAAAGGTGCCGAGGCCGGAAAGGTGATTGTGGAGCGCGAAAAAGTGGTGCTGGTGGTACCTGCCAACCCCTACGAGCGCAACGCCTAG
- a CDS encoding MBL fold metallo-hydrolase, with protein MQVTFLGSGTSQGVPVIGCHCAVCRSVDFRDKRLRVSVHLQVQGRSIIIDSGPDFRQQVLREQIDHLDALVFTHEHKDHTAGMDDIRAYNFKQRQDMPVYAEPRVLEQLKREYAYIFADQKYPGVPQVKTIPILSDTAGFEVEGIEFQPIRALHYKLPVLGFRVGRFSYVTDANHLSPESRERLRGSDVLVLNALRHEPHISHFSLSEALEVIEDVQPKRAYLTHISHLLGRHREVEATLPPHVKLAYDGLRVQL; from the coding sequence GTGCAGGTTACTTTCCTCGGTTCGGGTACGTCGCAGGGGGTGCCCGTAATCGGGTGCCACTGCGCGGTGTGCCGTTCCGTCGACTTTCGCGACAAGCGCCTGCGCGTGTCGGTGCACTTGCAGGTGCAGGGCCGCAGCATCATCATCGACTCGGGGCCCGATTTCCGGCAACAGGTGCTGCGCGAGCAAATCGACCACCTGGATGCCCTGGTGTTCACGCACGAGCACAAAGACCACACCGCCGGCATGGACGACATTCGGGCGTACAATTTCAAGCAGCGGCAGGATATGCCCGTGTACGCCGAGCCGCGCGTGCTCGAGCAGCTGAAGCGCGAATACGCCTACATTTTCGCCGACCAGAAGTACCCCGGCGTACCGCAGGTCAAAACCATTCCCATCCTCAGCGACACGGCCGGTTTCGAGGTCGAGGGCATCGAGTTTCAGCCCATCCGGGCGCTGCACTACAAGCTGCCGGTGCTGGGTTTTCGGGTGGGGCGCTTTTCGTACGTAACCGATGCCAACCACCTCTCGCCCGAGTCGCGCGAGCGGCTGCGCGGCTCCGATGTGCTGGTGCTGAACGCCCTGCGCCACGAGCCGCACATCTCGCACTTCAGTTTATCCGAAGCCCTGGAAGTAATTGAGGATGTGCAGCCTAAGCGCGCGTACCTGACGCACATCAGCCACCTGCTGGGCCGGCATCGGGAGGTAGAGGCCACGCTGCCGCCGCACGTGAAGCTGGCCTACGACGGCCTGCGGGTGCAGCTGTAA
- a CDS encoding response regulator: MSDSKTILIAEDSSVILNLTKKILELQKYRIVSAKNGGEVVKQLEAQPIDCILLDINIPVKDGMTVAREIRQHGDDKIRQVPIIAITGNANNYTMDDFREAGITDYLPKPLDFDALVRTVKQHIG, encoded by the coding sequence ATGTCCGACTCGAAAACCATCCTTATTGCGGAGGACAGCTCCGTTATCCTGAACCTGACCAAGAAGATCCTGGAGCTGCAGAAATACCGCATCGTGTCGGCGAAAAACGGAGGCGAGGTAGTAAAGCAGCTCGAGGCGCAGCCCATCGACTGCATTCTGCTCGATATCAACATCCCGGTGAAAGACGGCATGACGGTGGCCCGCGAAATTCGCCAGCACGGCGACGACAAGATCCGCCAGGTGCCCATCATCGCCATTACGGGCAATGCCAACAACTACACCATGGACGATTTCCGCGAGGCCGGCATCACCGATTACCTGCCCAAGCCCCTGGATTTCGACGCCTTGGTGCGCACCGTTAAGCAGCACATCGGGTAA
- a CDS encoding PAS domain S-box protein, whose translation MSFHTDQAVSATDYATYRALFDGAFDAILLYDEQGRLFDCNQRALDLLGTSREQLLEAGMMSFTRPVATAEPHWATETELTDAVRHCARTGEQASRVWYAAHPDKTELDVWLTLHRLQLPDQRKIVQLTARDVTTQRRTNEATKQQVAVEHLHSQLRDVLSRANMCYLELDRNAHIADFNEHFEHLTGYTREEIVGREYFDTFAPVAEREPRRHAFRMSLEQQKLYDFVERSLLGRDGSKRTLFWHSEFAHTPTGEIRGIFFIGYDTTDRQVTAKALTDNRSRLQDFLDNAHDLIQNLSVDNRFLFVNKAWKEKLGYDDDELSELTLGDVVHPYYKAKLLYQLRNLYKGEKVNKLETVFLTKTGKPVHLIGSITCHWDEGEPVSTRAILHDITDRIKAERLQKVYYSIANLAISSKDLHSLYGAIHRELSKIIETNNFYIALCDEARTHLQFAYFVDQNSQGEKAMVTRPFSSGVSEYIIRTGKPQILVREDLQMLIADGTITAYGLMPEVMLCSPLSIGDRIIGVIAVQDYSNREAYAPSDLEILHFISNQVALAIERKRNEVQINKQNARLNAIFESGTHLMWSVDLKSRLTSFNRNYAAYFLRRNGVHPALNINLWHADLAMMDEDARQLFIEHYTRAFEGVPQRFEVRLRDVRGHDTWREIYLNPIYLDDGTFEEISGIAHDITDKKRGQLELAAQEEKFRAIFESFQDVYYRTDGQGILTLLSPSVHDMLGYEPHEVIGTHIVNYYVNPADRDALLQTIKQDGEVRNYEIDMRHKDGHPVSVLINARMVQDGPAGTEGIARDITELKTLNDDLRRAKDEAEQALHAKTQFLANMSHELRTPMNGIIGMIDLLHQTVASEEQEEYIDTLRKSSDALLAILNDILDLSKIQAGKMELNEEGMDLHYTLDKIHSLFANRAQQKHLNFTYEITPHTPRFIITDETRLLQVLSNLTSNAIKFTQQGSVTVRVTSVSTDGVEHTLRFEVQDSGIGISPENAKLLFTNFTQLDTTPTKSFGGTGLGLAISKQLTELMGGSIGVDSNVGEGSIFWFSIRCRVATNEMEILQERQASRDRTGSEVMRFEQAPRVLLVDDNPINQKVAVRLLDKLGCRTDVAGDGFEAIGLATSGLRYDVIFMDIQMPEMDGVTAMREIRRRLGPGCPPVVAMTAYSMKEDAERFVQQGMDDYVPKPVKSQDLYEVLCRWRPQAALLANAGALGAAEPPTAPDPEATAVVAAPAPAAAAEEAPDPRPIIDMDTVEQLRQLGGADFAAGLFADFEHEAGPLLKEAKALVDAGKYADILPHLHQLKGTGFTLGLTRLAEQAKHLEHDLKQGRTENAVQDFQVLLHYFAQFVATYPVQTSAT comes from the coding sequence ATGTCATTCCACACAGATCAGGCCGTATCGGCCACCGATTACGCAACCTACCGGGCTCTTTTCGATGGTGCTTTCGATGCCATTCTGCTCTACGACGAGCAGGGCCGGCTTTTCGACTGCAACCAGCGCGCCCTCGATTTGCTGGGCACCTCGCGCGAGCAACTGCTCGAAGCTGGCATGATGAGCTTTACGCGGCCGGTGGCAACCGCCGAGCCGCACTGGGCCACCGAAACCGAGCTGACCGACGCCGTGCGGCACTGCGCCCGCACCGGCGAGCAGGCCTCGCGCGTGTGGTACGCGGCCCACCCCGATAAAACCGAGCTCGACGTGTGGCTGACGCTGCACCGGCTGCAATTGCCCGATCAGCGTAAGATTGTGCAGCTCACCGCCCGCGACGTAACCACCCAGCGCCGCACCAACGAAGCCACCAAGCAGCAGGTGGCCGTCGAGCATTTGCACAGCCAGCTGCGCGACGTGCTGAGCCGGGCCAATATGTGCTACCTCGAGCTCGACCGCAACGCGCACATCGCCGATTTCAACGAGCACTTTGAGCACCTGACGGGCTACACGCGCGAGGAGATTGTGGGGCGCGAGTACTTCGATACGTTTGCCCCGGTGGCCGAGCGCGAACCGCGCCGCCACGCCTTCCGCATGTCGCTGGAGCAGCAAAAGCTCTACGACTTTGTGGAGCGCTCCTTGCTGGGCCGCGACGGCAGCAAGCGCACTTTGTTCTGGCATTCCGAGTTTGCCCACACGCCCACCGGCGAAATCCGGGGCATCTTCTTTATCGGCTACGACACCACCGACCGGCAGGTAACGGCCAAAGCCCTGACCGACAACCGCTCGCGCCTGCAGGACTTTCTCGACAACGCCCACGACCTGATCCAGAACCTTTCGGTTGATAACCGCTTCCTGTTCGTGAACAAGGCCTGGAAGGAAAAGCTGGGCTACGACGACGACGAGCTTTCGGAGCTGACCCTAGGTGACGTGGTGCACCCCTACTACAAGGCCAAGCTGCTGTACCAGCTGCGCAACCTGTACAAGGGCGAAAAGGTGAACAAGCTCGAAACGGTGTTCCTCACCAAAACAGGCAAGCCGGTGCACCTTATTGGCTCCATTACCTGCCACTGGGACGAGGGCGAGCCGGTAAGCACACGCGCCATTCTGCACGACATCACCGACCGCATCAAGGCCGAGCGCCTGCAGAAGGTTTACTACAGCATTGCCAACCTGGCCATCAGTTCCAAGGACCTGCACTCGTTGTACGGGGCCATCCACCGCGAGCTGAGCAAAATCATCGAGACCAACAACTTCTACATCGCGCTCTGCGACGAGGCCCGCACGCACCTGCAGTTCGCGTACTTCGTCGATCAGAACTCGCAGGGCGAGAAGGCGATGGTAACGCGCCCGTTCTCGTCGGGGGTGTCGGAGTACATTATCCGCACGGGCAAGCCGCAGATTCTGGTACGCGAGGATTTGCAGATGCTGATTGCCGACGGCACCATTACGGCCTACGGGCTGATGCCGGAGGTAATGCTCTGCTCGCCGCTGAGCATCGGCGACCGGATTATCGGGGTAATTGCGGTGCAGGATTACTCCAACCGCGAAGCCTACGCCCCCTCTGATTTGGAGATTCTGCACTTCATCTCGAACCAGGTAGCGCTGGCCATTGAGCGGAAGCGCAACGAGGTGCAGATCAACAAGCAGAACGCGCGCCTCAACGCCATTTTCGAGAGCGGCACGCACTTGATGTGGTCCGTCGATCTGAAGTCGCGCCTTACCTCGTTCAACCGCAACTACGCGGCGTACTTCCTGCGCCGCAACGGGGTGCATCCGGCCCTCAACATCAACCTCTGGCACGCCGACCTGGCCATGATGGACGAGGATGCGCGCCAGCTGTTTATCGAGCACTATACCCGCGCTTTCGAGGGCGTGCCGCAACGCTTCGAGGTGCGCCTGCGCGACGTGCGCGGCCACGACACCTGGCGCGAAATCTACCTCAACCCGATTTACCTCGACGATGGCACCTTCGAGGAGATTTCGGGCATCGCGCACGACATCACCGACAAGAAACGCGGACAGCTGGAGCTGGCGGCGCAGGAGGAAAAATTCCGGGCCATCTTCGAGTCGTTCCAGGACGTGTACTACCGCACCGATGGCCAGGGCATCCTCACGCTGCTTAGCCCCTCGGTACACGATATGTTGGGCTACGAGCCGCACGAGGTGATTGGCACGCACATCGTGAACTACTACGTGAACCCCGCCGACCGCGACGCCCTGTTGCAAACCATTAAGCAGGATGGCGAAGTGCGCAACTACGAGATTGACATGCGCCACAAAGACGGGCACCCGGTAAGTGTGCTCATCAACGCGCGCATGGTGCAAGATGGCCCAGCCGGCACCGAGGGCATTGCCCGCGACATCACGGAGCTGAAAACCCTGAACGACGACCTGCGCCGCGCCAAGGACGAGGCCGAGCAGGCTTTGCATGCCAAAACGCAGTTTTTGGCCAACATGAGCCACGAGCTGCGCACGCCCATGAACGGCATCATCGGCATGATTGACTTGCTGCACCAAACGGTGGCCTCGGAGGAGCAGGAAGAGTACATCGATACGCTGCGGAAGTCGTCGGATGCGCTGCTGGCCATCCTGAACGATATCCTCGACTTGTCGAAGATTCAGGCGGGCAAAATGGAGCTGAACGAGGAGGGCATGGATTTGCACTACACCCTCGACAAGATTCACTCGCTGTTTGCCAACCGCGCGCAGCAAAAGCACCTCAACTTCACCTACGAAATCACGCCGCACACGCCGCGCTTCATCATCACCGACGAAACGCGTTTGCTGCAGGTGCTGAGCAACCTCACCTCCAACGCTATCAAGTTCACGCAGCAGGGTTCCGTAACGGTGCGCGTTACGTCGGTATCAACCGATGGCGTGGAGCACACCCTACGCTTCGAGGTGCAGGACTCGGGCATCGGCATTTCGCCCGAAAACGCGAAGCTGCTGTTCACCAACTTTACGCAGCTCGATACCACCCCCACCAAATCGTTTGGCGGCACGGGCCTAGGTCTGGCCATCAGCAAGCAGCTCACGGAGCTGATGGGCGGCAGCATCGGCGTCGACTCGAACGTGGGCGAAGGCTCCATTTTCTGGTTTAGCATCCGGTGCCGCGTGGCCACCAACGAAATGGAGATTTTGCAGGAGCGTCAGGCCTCGCGCGACCGGACCGGCTCGGAGGTAATGCGCTTCGAGCAAGCCCCGCGCGTGCTGCTCGTCGACGACAACCCCATCAACCAGAAAGTGGCCGTGCGCCTGCTCGATAAGCTGGGTTGCCGCACCGATGTAGCCGGCGACGGGTTTGAGGCCATCGGCCTGGCTACCAGCGGCCTGCGCTACGACGTCATCTTCATGGACATTCAGATGCCCGAAATGGACGGCGTTACGGCCATGCGCGAAATCCGGCGGCGCCTAGGTCCGGGGTGTCCCCCGGTGGTAGCCATGACGGCCTACTCGATGAAGGAGGACGCCGAGCGGTTTGTGCAGCAAGGCATGGACGACTACGTGCCCAAGCCCGTGAAAAGCCAGGACCTGTACGAGGTGCTGTGCCGCTGGCGCCCGCAGGCGGCGCTGCTCGCCAACGCCGGCGCCCTAGGTGCCGCCGAGCCGCCCACCGCCCCGGACCCCGAGGCCACCGCCGTGGTGGCCGCCCCGGCACCCGCCGCCGCCGCCGAGGAGGCCCCCGACCCACGCCCCATCATCGATATGGACACGGTGGAGCAACTGCGTCAGCTGGGCGGGGCTGATTTCGCGGCCGGGTTGTTCGCCGATTTCGAGCACGAGGCCGGGCCTTTGCTGAAAGAAGCCAAAGCCCTGGTTGACGCCGGAAAATACGCCGACATTTTGCCCCACCTGCACCAGCTAAAGGGCACCGGCTTCACGCTGGGCCTCACCCGCCTGGCCGAGCAAGCAAAACATTTGGAACATGACTTAAAGCAGGGCCGTACGGAGAATGCAGTGCAGGATTTTCAGGTGCTTTTGCATTACTTCGCGCAGTTCGTGGCCACTTATCCGGTCCAAACCAGCGCCACCTGA
- a CDS encoding glycosyltransferase has protein sequence MNLCIAVRRLLFAVTSDLTYDQRMQRICASLAQHGYRVRLVGRQRPGSRPLGAQPFEQVRIRCWFNKGKLFYAEYNIRLLLYLLRQRGWHAYGAADLDAALPVWVRARLGGQPFVYDAHELFTEVPEVVARPGVQRVWQAVERFVVPRATLAYTVGPALAQWFSQRYQRPFGVVRNISRLGAETPGTSPATGYILYQGVLNVGRGLEALIDAMPAVQGRLVICGEGDLSAQLRQRAADLGLVAAGKVEFRGYVVPAELRQVTRGAAVGISVLEHLGLSYYYSLANKFFDYLHAGVPQLISPFPEYVALNDEYQVAEVVPELTPECLAATLNRLLRDAPERREQLARNCQRARQALNWQHEEQELLRLYAVLWEVPNTQPLLA, from the coding sequence ATGAATTTGTGCATTGCCGTGCGCCGCCTGCTCTTCGCCGTTACCTCCGACCTTACCTACGACCAGCGCATGCAGCGCATTTGTGCCTCGCTGGCGCAGCACGGCTACCGTGTGCGGTTGGTGGGGCGGCAACGGCCCGGCTCGCGGCCACTGGGTGCGCAACCCTTTGAACAAGTGCGCATTCGGTGTTGGTTCAACAAGGGCAAGCTCTTCTACGCAGAGTACAATATCCGGCTGCTGCTGTACCTATTGCGGCAGCGCGGCTGGCACGCCTACGGCGCCGCCGACCTCGACGCCGCCCTGCCCGTGTGGGTGCGGGCCCGGCTTGGCGGCCAGCCCTTCGTGTACGATGCCCACGAGCTGTTTACCGAAGTGCCCGAGGTAGTGGCGCGCCCGGGGGTGCAGCGCGTGTGGCAAGCAGTGGAGCGCTTTGTGGTACCTAGGGCCACGCTGGCCTACACGGTGGGGCCGGCGCTGGCGCAGTGGTTTAGCCAGCGGTACCAGCGGCCTTTTGGGGTGGTACGCAACATCAGCCGCCTGGGTGCCGAAACGCCCGGCACCTCGCCGGCTACGGGGTACATTCTGTACCAGGGCGTGCTGAACGTGGGCCGCGGCCTGGAGGCATTGATTGATGCCATGCCCGCGGTGCAGGGCCGGCTGGTAATCTGCGGCGAGGGCGACCTGTCGGCCCAGCTGCGGCAGCGCGCCGCCGACCTAGGACTGGTAGCCGCTGGCAAGGTGGAGTTTCGGGGGTACGTGGTGCCGGCCGAGCTGCGGCAGGTAACCCGCGGGGCTGCCGTGGGCATCAGCGTGCTCGAGCACCTAGGGCTGAGCTACTACTACTCGTTGGCCAACAAGTTTTTCGATTACCTGCACGCCGGCGTGCCGCAGCTGATTTCGCCCTTTCCCGAATATGTGGCCCTGAACGACGAATACCAGGTGGCCGAAGTTGTGCCGGAGCTAACACCTGAATGCCTGGCCGCCACGCTCAACCGCCTGCTGCGCGATGCGCCCGAACGCCGCGAGCAATTGGCCCGTAACTGCCAGCGCGCCCGCCAGGCCCTCAATTGGCAACACGAAGAGCAAGAGCTGCTGCGTCTGTACGCCGTGCTGTGGGAAGTCCCGAATACCCAACCCCTTTTGGCATGA
- the miaA gene encoding tRNA (adenosine(37)-N6)-dimethylallyltransferase MiaA, producing MSKQATPRPLLLVVAGPTAVGKTALCVRLAQHLGTEVVSADARQFFREMSIGTAKPTAAEMQGVPHHFIDSHSISEDYSAGRYEADGLALLTRLFQQHPVVILTGGSGLYLQAITDGFDDLPPADPAVREQLQQQLEEGGLPALVARLAELDPVCHQRIDRQNHVRVLRALEVTMSTSRPFSSFHGSSSKAERPFEVLKVALTRERDELYQRIDLRVEQMLAEGLLDEVRALVPFRDKQALQTVGYQEIFGFLDGDYDWDEAVRLLKRNTRRYAKRQLTWLRRDPAYHWLHPESAEAWIQEHITSRGM from the coding sequence ATGAGCAAACAAGCAACCCCGCGGCCGCTGCTGCTGGTAGTAGCCGGCCCCACGGCCGTGGGCAAAACAGCCCTGTGCGTGCGCCTAGCCCAGCACCTGGGCACCGAGGTAGTATCGGCCGACGCACGCCAGTTTTTCCGTGAGATGAGCATTGGCACCGCCAAGCCCACTGCGGCCGAAATGCAAGGCGTGCCGCATCATTTTATCGACTCGCACAGCATCAGCGAGGACTACAGCGCCGGCCGCTACGAGGCCGACGGCCTGGCGTTGCTCACGCGTTTGTTTCAGCAGCACCCGGTGGTAATCCTGACCGGCGGCTCGGGCCTGTACCTGCAAGCCATTACCGATGGCTTCGACGACCTGCCGCCCGCCGACCCAGCCGTGCGCGAGCAACTGCAGCAGCAGCTGGAGGAGGGGGGCTTGCCCGCCCTGGTGGCCCGGCTGGCCGAACTCGACCCCGTGTGCCACCAGCGCATCGACCGCCAGAACCACGTACGGGTGCTGCGGGCCCTGGAGGTGACTATGAGCACCAGCCGGCCATTCAGCTCCTTCCACGGCAGCAGCAGCAAAGCCGAGCGCCCCTTTGAGGTGCTGAAAGTAGCCCTTACCCGCGAGCGGGACGAGCTGTACCAGCGCATTGATTTGCGCGTGGAGCAGATGCTAGCCGAAGGCCTGCTCGACGAGGTGCGCGCCCTGGTGCCGTTCCGCGACAAGCAGGCGCTGCAAACCGTGGGCTACCAGGAGATTTTCGGTTTTCTGGATGGCGACTACGACTGGGACGAAGCCGTGCGCCTGCTCAAGCGCAACACCCGCCGCTACGCCAAGCGCCAGCTTACCTGGCTGCGCCGCGACCCGGCCTACCACTGGCTGCACCCCGAGTCCGCCGAAGCCTGGATTCAAGAGCATATAACGTCGCGGGGGATGTAG